A genomic stretch from Lysobacter ciconiae includes:
- a CDS encoding aldehyde dehydrogenase family protein has protein sequence MTDSASAAAATEVQTIPTRDPSTGQCDGQLVVVPKAEVDRIAQGLRAAQSDWAARDVGERCQALLALADALERHREPMAEALLRDTGRWNESLIEVDSTVGALRRWAADAPALLQAPEPATSSIGFLHSRQNLVPYPLVGVISPWNFPLLLSLIDAIPALAAGCAVLCKPSEVTSRFASVLDQVMAQVPALQPVFAVVTGDGRTGEAVIGAVDTICFTGSVRTGRRVGEACAARFIPCSLELGGKDPALVLADADPVRSARAIAWGGFVNGGQSCMSIERVYVDAKIAEPFIAALVEQANALKLTHPDPREGQIGPIISDAQIAIVREQLADAKARGARALAGGELVEHGGTWCPPTVLVDVDESMAIASEESFATILPVMVVANEEEAIARANDSIFGLSAAVFSGDTEHAVRVGARLHAGGVSINDACLTGMIHTAEKQSFKQSGLGGSRMGSASIRRFVRSQAVLVNAGVDDPWWFPPAQR, from the coding sequence ATGACTGATTCCGCCTCCGCTGCCGCCGCCACCGAGGTGCAGACCATTCCCACGCGCGACCCCAGCACCGGCCAGTGCGACGGGCAGCTGGTCGTCGTGCCCAAGGCCGAAGTCGACCGGATCGCCCAGGGCCTGCGCGCGGCGCAGAGCGACTGGGCCGCGCGCGATGTCGGCGAGCGCTGCCAGGCGCTGCTCGCCCTGGCCGATGCGCTGGAGCGCCATCGCGAGCCGATGGCCGAGGCGTTGCTGCGCGACACCGGACGCTGGAACGAGTCGCTGATCGAGGTCGACAGCACCGTGGGCGCGCTGCGCCGCTGGGCCGCCGACGCGCCCGCGTTGCTGCAGGCACCCGAGCCGGCGACCAGCAGCATCGGCTTCCTGCACAGCCGGCAGAACCTCGTGCCCTACCCACTGGTTGGCGTGATCAGTCCGTGGAACTTCCCGCTGCTGCTGAGCCTGATCGATGCCATACCCGCGCTCGCCGCGGGTTGCGCGGTGCTGTGCAAGCCCAGCGAGGTGACCTCGCGCTTCGCCAGCGTGCTCGATCAGGTGATGGCGCAGGTGCCGGCGCTGCAGCCGGTGTTCGCCGTCGTCACCGGCGACGGGCGCACCGGCGAGGCGGTGATCGGCGCGGTAGACACCATCTGCTTTACCGGCAGCGTGCGCACCGGTCGCCGTGTCGGCGAGGCCTGCGCGGCGCGCTTCATTCCCTGCTCGCTCGAGCTCGGCGGCAAGGATCCCGCGCTCGTGCTGGCCGACGCCGATCCGGTCCGCAGCGCGCGCGCCATTGCGTGGGGCGGCTTCGTCAACGGCGGCCAGAGCTGCATGTCGATCGAGCGTGTCTACGTCGACGCCAAGATCGCCGAGCCGTTCATTGCCGCGCTGGTCGAGCAGGCAAACGCGCTGAAACTGACCCATCCCGACCCGCGCGAAGGCCAGATCGGACCGATCATTTCCGATGCGCAGATCGCCATCGTCCGTGAGCAGCTGGCCGATGCGAAGGCCCGCGGCGCGCGCGCCCTGGCCGGCGGCGAACTGGTCGAACACGGTGGGACCTGGTGCCCGCCGACCGTGCTCGTCGATGTGGATGAAAGCATGGCCATCGCCAGCGAGGAGAGTTTCGCCACGATCCTGCCGGTCATGGTCGTGGCCAACGAGGAGGAAGCGATCGCGCGCGCCAACGATTCGATATTCGGCCTGTCCGCGGCGGTCTTCAGCGGCGATACCGAGCACGCCGTGCGCGTGGGCGCGCGCCTGCACGCCGGCGGCGTCAGCATCAACGACGCCTGCCTGACCGGCATGATCCACACGGCCGAGAAGCAGAGTTTCAAGCAGTCCGGGCTGGGCGGCTCACGCATGGGCAGCGCCTCTATCCGGCGCTTCGTGCGCTCGCAGGCGGTGCTGGTGAATGCGGGTGTCGATGACCCCTGGTGGTTTCCCCCGGCGCAGCGCTGA
- a CDS encoding nitrilase-related carbon-nitrogen hydrolase: MTEVYRALALQTTCRAVNAAPDVAAARSKIADNIARIDRQVRGSKAFIGQDLRLVVLPEYFATGYPLGDTIPGWADKAAFAMDGPEYDALAKVAQDNRVYLASNAYETDPNFPGLYFQASVLFDDAGNTVLRYRRMVSLFAPTPYDVWDRYLDIYGIEGVFPVAHTPLGRLACVASEEILYPEIARSLALRGAEVLLHSTSEVGSPALTPKDIAKRARAFENMAYVVSANTAGIVDVDIPAQSTDGMSKIVDDQGRVLVEAGDGESMVAFAEIDIAALRRRRERPGMGHILSRLPQDAIAQGLASAPMQPNALMPGGELRIPERAELGQRQRATIDALKTAGILGND, translated from the coding sequence ATGACCGAGGTTTACCGCGCCCTGGCGCTGCAGACGACCTGCCGCGCCGTCAACGCCGCCCCCGACGTGGCCGCCGCGCGCAGCAAGATCGCCGACAACATCGCCCGCATCGATCGCCAGGTGCGCGGCAGCAAGGCCTTCATCGGCCAGGACCTGCGTCTGGTCGTGCTGCCCGAATACTTCGCCACCGGCTACCCGCTGGGCGACACCATCCCGGGCTGGGCGGACAAGGCCGCCTTCGCCATGGACGGCCCCGAGTACGACGCGCTGGCCAAGGTCGCCCAGGACAACAGGGTCTACCTGGCCAGCAACGCCTACGAGACCGACCCCAATTTCCCCGGCCTGTATTTCCAGGCCAGCGTGCTGTTCGACGACGCCGGCAACACCGTGCTGCGCTACCGGCGCATGGTGTCGCTGTTCGCGCCCACGCCGTACGACGTCTGGGACAGGTACCTGGACATCTACGGTATCGAGGGCGTGTTCCCGGTCGCGCACACCCCGCTGGGCCGGCTGGCCTGCGTGGCCTCCGAGGAGATCCTGTATCCGGAGATTGCCCGCTCGCTCGCCCTGCGCGGCGCCGAGGTATTGCTGCACTCGACCAGTGAAGTGGGCAGCCCGGCGCTGACCCCCAAGGACATCGCCAAGCGCGCCCGCGCGTTCGAGAACATGGCCTACGTGGTCTCGGCCAACACCGCCGGCATCGTCGATGTGGACATCCCGGCGCAGAGCACCGACGGCATGTCCAAGATCGTCGACGACCAGGGCAGGGTGCTGGTGGAAGCCGGCGACGGCGAGTCGATGGTTGCCTTTGCCGAGATCGACATCGCCGCGCTGCGCCGTCGTCGCGAGCGCCCGGGGATGGGGCACATCCTCTCGCGCCTGCCGCAGGACGCGATCGCGCAGGGCCTGGCGTCCGCGCCGATGCAGCCCAACGCGCTGATGCCCGGCGGCGAGCTGCGCATTCCCGAGCGCGCCGAGTTAGGCCAGCGTCAGCGCGCCACCATCGACGCACTCAAGACTGCAGGAATACTTGGCAATGACTGA
- a CDS encoding enoyl-CoA hydratase/isomerase family protein — MQASNDVVGWQLDDKVARLRIDRPAKRNALASVHWAAIERCLAEIHASDARVLVLEGAPGAFSAGADIDELAELLATPSGFAASNAQVQRTQLALQRSPLTTIAVIDGVCVGGGLGLALACDFRLGSTRSRFGLSPAKLGLVYSPEDSRRLVNTVGLARAREMLLTGRLLFAATALEWGLLNRIAGDDGVDAALATLLAELASGSASARAGIKQVLAYLGGDAEAGHAAATAAFNDAFASADFAEGAAAFLAKRQPDFQ, encoded by the coding sequence ATGCAAGCGAGCAATGACGTGGTCGGTTGGCAGCTGGACGACAAGGTCGCCCGCCTGCGGATCGACCGCCCCGCGAAGCGCAATGCCTTGGCAAGCGTACATTGGGCGGCCATCGAGCGCTGCCTCGCCGAGATCCATGCGAGCGACGCCCGGGTCCTGGTGCTGGAAGGTGCGCCGGGCGCGTTCAGTGCGGGGGCCGATATCGATGAGCTGGCCGAACTGCTGGCCACGCCCTCCGGTTTCGCCGCCAGCAACGCCCAGGTCCAGCGCACCCAGCTCGCCCTGCAGCGCTCGCCCTTGACCACCATTGCCGTGATCGACGGTGTCTGCGTTGGCGGTGGGCTGGGGCTGGCACTGGCCTGCGATTTCCGCCTCGGCAGCACCCGCAGCCGCTTCGGACTTTCCCCGGCCAAGCTCGGCCTGGTCTACAGCCCCGAGGACAGCCGCCGGCTGGTCAATACCGTGGGCCTGGCACGGGCGCGCGAGATGCTGCTGACCGGACGCCTGCTGTTTGCCGCCACCGCCCTGGAGTGGGGCCTGCTGAACCGTATCGCCGGCGATGACGGCGTGGATGCCGCGCTGGCCACGCTGCTGGCGGAGCTGGCCTCCGGCTCGGCGAGCGCACGCGCCGGCATCAAGCAGGTGCTCGCGTACCTGGGCGGCGACGCCGAGGCCGGCCACGCCGCCGCCACCGCCGCATTCAACGACGCCTTCGCCAGCGCCGATTTCGCCGAGGGCGCGGCCGCGTTCCTGGCCAAGCGCCAACCCGACTTCCAGTGA
- a CDS encoding GntR family transcriptional regulator: MTGQIVHSLQSPDLRQLLRPDLPLPLYHQIFNILRERVLAGDPPHGAQLPTEFGLAETFGVSRITAKRALDELANAGLVERQRGRGTHVIHRASPKPVRGPLIGLLENLHILGEETQATVVEFGRVAPPPRVRELFGIEPGEPLARAVRVRSRAGTPFGHYTSWTLTGHGEFNEHNLATTSRLKLFERIGIRIRQVQQTLSAVNADAVVAMHLGMDPGSALLALERHSFDESGRLVDLLSILYRPDQFSYQMTLDLDEPSGAR, translated from the coding sequence ATGACCGGTCAGATAGTTCACTCGTTGCAGTCCCCCGATCTCAGGCAACTGCTGCGCCCTGACCTGCCGCTGCCGCTGTACCACCAGATCTTCAACATCCTGCGTGAGCGCGTGCTGGCCGGCGACCCGCCCCATGGAGCGCAGCTGCCGACCGAATTCGGCCTTGCCGAGACCTTTGGCGTCTCGCGCATCACGGCCAAGCGTGCGCTGGACGAATTGGCCAACGCCGGACTGGTGGAGCGCCAGCGCGGTCGCGGCACCCACGTCATCCATCGCGCCAGTCCCAAGCCCGTACGCGGGCCGCTGATCGGCCTGCTGGAGAACCTGCATATCCTGGGCGAGGAAACCCAGGCGACGGTGGTCGAGTTCGGCCGTGTCGCCCCGCCGCCGCGGGTGCGGGAGCTGTTCGGGATTGAGCCTGGCGAGCCGCTGGCGCGCGCGGTGCGGGTGCGCAGCCGGGCCGGCACGCCCTTCGGTCACTACACCAGCTGGACGCTCACCGGCCACGGCGAATTCAACGAGCACAACCTGGCGACGACCTCGCGACTGAAGCTGTTCGAACGCATCGGCATCCGGATCAGGCAGGTGCAGCAGACCCTGTCGGCAGTCAACGCCGACGCGGTGGTCGCGATGCATCTGGGCATGGATCCTGGCAGCGCCCTGCTGGCGCTGGAGCGCCACTCCTTTGACGAGTCCGGCCGTCTGGTCGACCTGCTCAGCATCCTCTATCGCCCCGATCAGTTCAGCTACCAGATGACGCTGGACCTGGATGAGCCGTCCGGCGCGCGCTGA
- a CDS encoding TonB-dependent receptor — protein sequence MSERLYRCALAVAVTAALGSMPVHAQQATAADAGSQAVQLDSVSVTAQRREEQVQDTPVVITVLNAEELKRKQVSRVDDLKFHVPNITIDQNTSTSSGAKIFLRGVGQDESMFTADPAVAIYIDDVYIPRQNGSMFDLYDVERIEVLRGPQGTLYGRNATGGAIRYITRKPKGDERLEVDATVGNYGRADMRVMYNTRLGETLDFSAAALTRNRDGFIHEQVSGKDVNDNKVNAARIGFSMPVAENSYASLNIDRLRERSTPSYAVPVAMVDGRTVPRLESLYTTRSDLVGGINDLDQFGAAFTFETYFDNVLWRHIAHYRSMDNQIYVDVDGTDRLLYHLMQDQEQSQRGYETQLVSIGDGPLTWVAGVFAFREKNDQPTRNDIFGIGGVYDIAQDTTALAAYAQATYAVNDRFNLTAGGRFSHEKKDLSVLGRNPAGDETFQVNRRGRWSKPDWKVMADYELTDNVMGFLTVSTGFKSGGFNGRGTTPATITPFDEETVRSYEAGIKSTLWDNRVRLNATYYRNDYGGLQLSAIDPNGVYVTTNATGALIQGIELEAQAQLTKNWNLSASIGTIDAEYRDYAEINKDKFEGRDLKQAPEMQWQIGTTYVQPLAAAQLVFNAQVARTDMFYQNQDLSELIKTPANTQASARIGYEPTDANWSVAVWGRNLTNTRVSAGGFDIPGLGVGVIYPTLPRTYGIDFNYKFW from the coding sequence GTGAGCGAACGACTTTATCGGTGCGCGCTGGCAGTGGCAGTCACCGCGGCTTTGGGCAGCATGCCCGTCCACGCCCAGCAGGCGACGGCGGCAGATGCCGGCAGCCAGGCGGTCCAGCTGGACAGCGTCAGCGTCACCGCGCAGCGCCGCGAGGAACAGGTCCAGGACACGCCGGTGGTGATCACCGTGCTCAACGCCGAGGAGCTCAAGCGCAAGCAGGTCTCCCGGGTCGATGACCTGAAGTTCCACGTGCCCAACATCACCATCGACCAGAACACCTCGACCAGCTCGGGCGCGAAGATCTTCCTGCGCGGCGTGGGCCAGGACGAATCCATGTTCACCGCCGACCCGGCGGTGGCGATCTACATCGACGATGTCTACATCCCGCGCCAGAACGGATCCATGTTCGACCTCTACGACGTGGAGCGCATCGAGGTTCTGCGTGGTCCCCAAGGCACCCTGTACGGCCGCAACGCCACCGGCGGCGCGATCCGTTACATCACCCGCAAGCCCAAGGGCGACGAGCGGCTCGAGGTCGACGCCACGGTCGGCAACTACGGCCGCGCCGACATGCGGGTCATGTACAACACCCGCCTGGGCGAGACGCTCGACTTCTCCGCCGCGGCCCTGACCCGCAACCGTGACGGCTTCATCCACGAGCAGGTCAGCGGCAAGGACGTCAACGACAACAAGGTCAACGCCGCGCGCATCGGCTTCTCGATGCCGGTGGCGGAGAACTCCTACGCCTCCCTCAACATCGACCGCCTGCGCGAGCGTTCCACTCCCAGCTACGCGGTGCCGGTCGCCATGGTGGATGGCAGGACCGTGCCGCGCCTGGAAAGCCTGTACACCACCCGCAGCGACCTGGTCGGCGGCATCAACGATCTGGACCAGTTCGGCGCGGCGTTCACCTTCGAGACCTACTTCGACAACGTCCTGTGGCGCCATATCGCCCACTACCGCAGCATGGACAACCAGATCTACGTCGACGTGGACGGCACCGACCGCCTGCTCTACCACCTGATGCAGGACCAGGAGCAGAGCCAGCGGGGCTATGAAACCCAGCTGGTCTCGATCGGCGACGGTCCACTGACCTGGGTCGCCGGCGTGTTCGCCTTCCGCGAGAAGAACGACCAGCCGACCCGCAACGACATCTTCGGCATCGGCGGCGTCTACGACATCGCCCAGGACACCACCGCGCTGGCGGCCTACGCCCAGGCGACCTACGCGGTGAACGATCGTTTCAACCTCACCGCCGGTGGCCGCTTCAGCCACGAGAAAAAGGACCTGTCGGTGCTGGGCCGCAATCCCGCCGGCGATGAGACCTTCCAGGTCAACCGCCGCGGCCGCTGGTCCAAGCCGGACTGGAAGGTGATGGCCGATTACGAACTCACCGACAACGTGATGGGCTTCCTCACCGTGTCGACCGGCTTCAAGAGCGGCGGTTTCAACGGACGCGGCACGACACCGGCAACGATCACCCCGTTTGACGAGGAGACCGTGCGCTCCTACGAGGCCGGCATCAAGAGCACGCTGTGGGACAACCGCGTGCGCCTGAACGCGACCTACTACCGCAACGACTACGGCGGCCTGCAGCTGTCGGCGATCGACCCCAACGGCGTGTACGTCACCACCAACGCCACCGGCGCGCTGATCCAGGGCATCGAACTGGAGGCCCAGGCCCAACTGACCAAAAACTGGAACCTGAGCGCGAGCATCGGCACGATCGACGCCGAGTACCGCGACTACGCGGAGATCAACAAGGACAAATTCGAGGGCCGCGACCTGAAGCAGGCGCCGGAGATGCAGTGGCAGATCGGCACCACCTACGTGCAGCCGCTGGCCGCCGCGCAACTGGTGTTCAACGCCCAGGTCGCGCGCACCGACATGTTCTATCAGAACCAGGACCTGTCGGAGCTGATCAAGACCCCGGCCAACACCCAGGCGAGCGCAAGGATCGGCTATGAACCCACCGACGCGAACTGGTCGGTCGCCGTGTGGGGTCGCAACCTCACCAACACCCGGGTGTCCGCCGGTGGCTTTGATATTCCCGGGCTGGGCGTTGGCGTGATCTACCCGACCCTGCCGCGCACCTACGGCATCGATTTCAACTACAAGTTCTGGTAA
- a CDS encoding 3-isopropylmalate dehydratase large subunit: MAATLAEKIIAHACQRDSVSPGQIVTASLDLLMMHDSGGPRRVASRLEQLGAKVWDPDRVVVVSDHFVPATDLESAEILALTRRWTQQAGVRHYDMLGICHVVLQEGGHVQPGMFCVGGDSHSPSGGAYGAFMIGVGATDITGALVTGELWLKVPQTVRVNWDGALADGVSAKDIMLYLCATLGMGNENQAFEYDGPAVRAMSMSERMVLCNMSAELGAETGMVSADEKTLAALVEAGRPFTGDIARWQSDSEAACLAEHHYDAGTLAPQIAAPHSPANSRAVTEYEPIHIDQGYIGACTGAKLSDLHMAAKVLKGRKIASNTRLLIAPASVAMTRQAAADGTLEILTEAGAIMLPTGCGACAGMGAGMYSAGEVGLSTTARNFKGRMGSAQAQVYLGSPYSVAAGAVKGYLCDPRELLAEPA; the protein is encoded by the coding sequence GTGGCAGCAACTTTGGCCGAAAAGATCATCGCCCACGCCTGTCAGCGCGACAGCGTGAGCCCCGGGCAGATCGTCACCGCGTCGCTGGATCTGCTGATGATGCATGACTCCGGCGGCCCCCGGCGGGTCGCCTCGCGGCTGGAACAGCTCGGCGCGAAGGTGTGGGATCCCGACAGGGTGGTGGTCGTCAGTGACCACTTCGTCCCTGCCACCGATCTGGAAAGCGCGGAGATCCTCGCCCTGACCCGGCGCTGGACGCAGCAAGCCGGGGTGCGCCACTACGACATGCTCGGCATCTGCCACGTGGTGCTGCAGGAAGGCGGCCACGTGCAGCCGGGAATGTTCTGCGTCGGCGGCGACTCGCACTCGCCCAGCGGCGGGGCGTATGGCGCGTTCATGATCGGCGTGGGCGCGACCGACATCACCGGTGCGCTGGTGACCGGCGAGCTGTGGCTGAAGGTGCCGCAGACGGTACGCGTGAACTGGGACGGTGCGCTGGCCGACGGCGTCAGCGCCAAGGACATCATGCTGTACCTGTGCGCCACGCTGGGCATGGGCAACGAGAACCAGGCCTTCGAGTACGACGGCCCGGCGGTCCGCGCGATGTCGATGTCCGAGCGGATGGTGTTGTGCAACATGTCGGCCGAACTGGGCGCGGAAACCGGCATGGTTTCCGCCGACGAGAAAACGCTGGCGGCGCTGGTCGAAGCCGGCCGGCCGTTCACGGGCGACATCGCGCGCTGGCAAAGCGATTCCGAGGCTGCGTGCCTCGCCGAACACCACTACGACGCCGGCACGCTGGCACCGCAGATCGCCGCGCCGCACAGTCCCGCCAACAGCCGCGCGGTGACCGAGTACGAGCCGATCCACATCGACCAGGGCTACATCGGCGCCTGCACCGGCGCCAAGCTGTCCGACCTGCACATGGCCGCCAAGGTCCTCAAAGGCCGCAAGATCGCCAGCAACACCCGGCTGCTGATCGCCCCGGCGTCGGTGGCGATGACGCGCCAGGCGGCCGCCGACGGCACCTTGGAGATCCTGACCGAAGCCGGCGCGATCATGCTGCCGACGGGCTGCGGCGCGTGCGCGGGCATGGGTGCCGGCATGTACTCGGCCGGGGAAGTCGGACTGTCCACCACCGCGCGCAACTTCAAGGGCCGCATGGGCTCGGCGCAGGCGCAGGTCTACCTGGGTTCGCCCTACAGCGTGGCGGCCGGCGCGGTGAAGGGCTACCTCTGCGACCCGCGCGAACTGCTGGCGGAACCGGCGTGA
- a CDS encoding LeuD/DmdB family oxidoreductase small subunit: MTADTTPDKPVDMRTTDLPPAAASALSRRGRAFVFGDNIDTDLLAPGPYMRESPDVLASHCLEAIDPDFASDVQRGDIVVGGKSFGIGSSREQAVQSLVVLGVGAIVATSFARIFYRNALNFGLPALTCPDLQAERGDDVEVRPQEGLVINHTTGKQYQCESIPPELMEIVNVGGLMPWLARKLAPDAKAAAAGGDASPGDPG, from the coding sequence ATGACCGCTGACACCACGCCCGACAAGCCCGTCGACATGCGGACCACCGACCTCCCTCCCGCCGCGGCCAGCGCGCTGAGCCGGCGTGGCCGCGCGTTCGTGTTCGGCGACAACATCGACACCGACCTGCTCGCCCCGGGCCCGTATATGCGCGAGTCGCCCGACGTGCTGGCCAGCCACTGCCTGGAAGCGATCGACCCGGACTTTGCCAGTGACGTGCAGCGCGGCGACATCGTGGTGGGCGGCAAGTCCTTCGGCATCGGTTCCTCGCGCGAGCAGGCGGTGCAATCGCTGGTGGTGCTGGGCGTCGGCGCGATCGTCGCCACCTCGTTTGCGCGGATCTTCTACCGCAACGCGCTGAATTTCGGCCTGCCCGCCCTCACCTGCCCCGACCTTCAGGCCGAGCGCGGTGACGATGTGGAAGTGCGGCCGCAGGAAGGCCTGGTGATCAACCACACCACCGGCAAGCAGTACCAGTGCGAGAGCATTCCGCCCGAGCTGATGGAGATCGTCAATGTCGGGGGCCTGATGCCGTGGCTGGCGCGGAAACTGGCCCCCGATGCGAAGGCGGCCGCCGCCGGTGGCGATGCGTCCCCCGGTGATCCGGGTTGA
- a CDS encoding VOC family protein: MSAVDPSALKLRGDGILHVTLIAPDLDAACTAYGDQLGLTVAALQSLESELAAVLGLVDLAGAPVAWLANPAGEAVLRLVEDPQARQLEPMFRHGWLSLEVLVADVDALVADLRPPFRMLRPPADLELSPAIRASQVLGPCGEMLYLTSIKAPVPPFDLPMSDERISHTFIGVMSTPDRDASQAAWAALARHPGWAFETRITVLNDAFGRDLGDRYPVAVVALPGQCMVEIDEVKLPDDSGLEEAREAATGSDEPSVDPMDAERRFAGQHSIALRLAALPVGLASAGWNLIGDVQLGAARHVGLVGPAGEHVQLILDC; the protein is encoded by the coding sequence TTGAGCGCGGTTGACCCGTCCGCGCTGAAGCTCCGTGGCGACGGCATCCTCCACGTAACGCTGATTGCGCCGGATCTTGATGCCGCGTGCACAGCCTACGGCGACCAACTGGGGCTGACCGTTGCCGCTCTGCAGTCGCTCGAAAGTGAGCTTGCGGCGGTGCTCGGACTGGTCGATCTTGCCGGTGCGCCCGTGGCCTGGCTCGCAAACCCGGCCGGCGAAGCCGTCCTGCGACTGGTGGAAGACCCGCAGGCGCGCCAGCTGGAACCGATGTTCCGACACGGCTGGCTGTCGCTGGAGGTCCTCGTCGCCGACGTCGATGCGTTGGTGGCCGACCTGCGCCCGCCCTTCCGCATGCTGCGCCCGCCGGCCGACCTGGAACTGAGCCCGGCGATCCGCGCCAGCCAGGTCTTGGGGCCGTGTGGGGAAATGCTCTACCTGACCAGCATCAAGGCGCCGGTACCACCGTTTGACCTGCCGATGAGCGATGAGCGGATCTCACACACCTTCATCGGCGTGATGTCCACGCCCGACCGCGACGCCTCGCAGGCCGCGTGGGCGGCGCTGGCCCGCCACCCCGGGTGGGCATTCGAGACCAGGATCACCGTGCTCAACGACGCCTTCGGGCGGGATCTCGGCGACCGCTACCCCGTTGCGGTGGTCGCGCTGCCCGGGCAGTGCATGGTGGAGATCGACGAGGTGAAACTGCCTGACGATTCCGGCCTGGAGGAGGCGCGCGAAGCCGCGACAGGTTCCGACGAGCCCTCCGTTGATCCAATGGATGCGGAGCGCCGGTTTGCCGGCCAGCACAGCATCGCCCTGCGACTGGCGGCACTTCCCGTAGGCCTTGCCTCGGCCGGCTGGAACTTGATCGGCGATGTCCAACTCGGCGCTGCGCGCCATGTAGGACTGGTCGGTCCGGCAGGCGAGCACGTGCAGTTGATTCTGGACTGCTGA
- a CDS encoding CaiB/BaiF CoA transferase family protein — translation MKPLDGVRVLDLSRILAGPWATQVLADFGADVIKVERPEGGDDTRGWGPPWLHDANGQPTAESAYYLCANRGKRSVAIDFTGQEGQRLIREMARHCDILVENYKVGGLAKYGLDYASLKAINPKVVYCSITGFGQTGPYAKRAGYDAAIQAIGGLMSITGEPEGSPGGVPQKVGVAATDLMTGMYAVSAILAALRHAERHGEGQHIDLALLDTQVAWLANQASNYLVGGEVPQRQGSAHPNIVPYQVMPTADGYFMLAVGNDGQFARFCEVLGDPELVTDPRYATNAARVANRDRLVPYLEQRLAAQPSAHWLAELERATVPCAPVNRIDQVFDDPQVQARGMRIELPHPTAGHVPGVANPVRFSSTPIAYGHAAPGLGEHTGAVLGELLGLDAVELAALDSAGVVGLSAAGKFSGKND, via the coding sequence ATGAAACCCCTGGATGGCGTGCGCGTCCTCGACCTCTCCCGCATCCTTGCCGGCCCTTGGGCGACCCAGGTGCTGGCCGATTTCGGCGCCGATGTGATCAAGGTCGAACGCCCCGAAGGCGGCGACGACACCCGTGGCTGGGGGCCGCCGTGGCTGCACGACGCCAATGGGCAGCCCACCGCGGAGTCGGCTTATTACCTGTGCGCCAACCGCGGCAAGCGCTCGGTGGCGATCGACTTCACCGGCCAGGAAGGCCAGCGCCTGATCCGCGAGATGGCCCGGCATTGCGACATCCTGGTGGAGAACTACAAGGTCGGCGGACTGGCCAAGTACGGGCTCGACTACGCCAGCCTCAAGGCAATCAATCCCAAGGTGGTGTACTGCTCGATCACCGGTTTCGGCCAGACCGGTCCGTATGCCAAGCGCGCCGGCTACGACGCCGCGATCCAGGCGATCGGCGGCCTGATGAGTATCACCGGCGAGCCTGAAGGTTCGCCCGGCGGCGTGCCGCAGAAAGTCGGCGTCGCCGCGACCGACCTGATGACCGGCATGTACGCCGTGTCGGCGATCCTGGCCGCGTTGCGCCACGCCGAGCGCCACGGCGAAGGCCAGCACATCGACCTGGCCCTGCTCGATACGCAGGTCGCATGGCTGGCCAACCAGGCGTCCAACTACCTGGTCGGCGGCGAGGTGCCGCAGCGCCAAGGCAGCGCCCACCCCAACATCGTCCCCTACCAGGTGATGCCGACCGCGGACGGCTACTTCATGCTCGCCGTCGGCAATGACGGCCAGTTCGCGCGCTTCTGCGAGGTCCTCGGTGATCCGGAACTGGTGACCGATCCGCGCTACGCCACCAACGCCGCCCGCGTCGCCAACCGCGACCGCTTGGTGCCGTATCTGGAGCAACGTCTGGCGGCGCAACCGAGCGCGCATTGGCTGGCCGAGTTGGAGCGCGCCACCGTGCCATGCGCGCCGGTGAATCGCATCGACCAGGTCTTCGACGACCCGCAGGTGCAGGCGCGCGGCATGCGCATCGAACTGCCGCATCCCACCGCCGGCCATGTACCGGGCGTCGCCAACCCGGTGCGGTTTTCGTCCACACCGATCGCCTATGGCCACGCCGCTCCCGGACTGGGCGAGCACACCGGCGCGGTCCTGGGTGAGCTGCTCGGGCTGGATGCTGTCGAGTTGGCGGCTTTGGACAGTGCCGGTGTGGTTGGTCTTTCGGCGGCCGGGAAGTTCTCAGGCAAGAATGACTGA